From the Candidatus Dependentiae bacterium genome, one window contains:
- a CDS encoding ankyrin repeat domain-containing protein, whose protein sequence is VPRLSNEDYSTNILVKAYVDLKRRQLLQAAAYDDIDTVTALLKKGFCLNTCDKAGNTLWHYAFKGSAGKASAKVLEFLATLEGTEKGFKKANKAGIPSFVEGLIYNKDFTQRFIATYCNKQPQWSYKDMLSHCSIQ, encoded by the coding sequence AGTGCCTAGACTTTCTAATGAAGATTACTCTACTAATATTCTAGTTAAAGCATATGTCGATCTTAAACGTAGACAATTACTGCAAGCAGCTGCTTATGACGATATTGACACAGTAACAGCTCTTCTTAAAAAAGGTTTTTGCCTAAACACATGTGATAAAGCAGGTAATACCTTATGGCATTATGCTTTTAAAGGTTCTGCTGGTAAAGCAAGTGCAAAAGTTCTTGAATTTTTAGCTACATTAGAAGGCACAGAAAAAGGCTTTAAGAAAGCAAATAAAGCAGGAATACCCTCTTTTGTTGAAGGCCTTATCTATAATAAAGACTTTACTCAACGGTTTATAGCTACTTATTGCAATAAACAACCTCAATGGAGTTATAAAGATATGTTATCTCATTGTTCGATTCAATAA
- a CDS encoding fructose-6-phosphate aldolase, whose protein sequence is MKLFLDSANVDSIKKGIQTGLVDGITTNPTLLSKESGNLRDLLVTICKTVYPHDVSIEVTERDPQALYEQAKTIAQIAPNVVVKIPCYTEYLPVIKKLVAEGVGINITLLFSAVQGLLMGKLGVKYISPFVGRLDDIDSDGLQLIKDLRTIYNTYGVKTQILAASLRSVSHVHQVALAGADIATLPVTLFESLADHPLTTKGMAKFEEDWHKLGISKFP, encoded by the coding sequence ATGAAACTATTTCTAGATTCAGCTAATGTTGATAGTATAAAAAAAGGTATACAAACGGGTCTTGTAGATGGTATAACTACCAATCCAACTTTGCTAAGCAAAGAAAGCGGAAATCTGCGTGATTTGCTTGTCACTATTTGTAAGACAGTTTATCCTCATGACGTAAGCATAGAAGTCACTGAACGTGATCCTCAAGCATTGTACGAGCAAGCTAAAACTATCGCACAAATAGCACCTAATGTAGTGGTAAAAATTCCTTGCTACACAGAATATCTACCTGTTATTAAAAAACTTGTTGCTGAAGGAGTAGGTATTAATATTACTTTATTGTTTTCAGCTGTTCAAGGTCTTTTAATGGGTAAGCTTGGCGTAAAATATATATCACCTTTTGTTGGTCGTCTTGATGATATTGATTCTGATGGATTACAGCTTATAAAAGATTTACGCACTATCTATAACACCTACGGCGTTAAGACTCAAATTCTAGCAGCGTCACTACGCAGTGTCTCGCATGTACATCAAGTAGCTCTTGCGGGCGCTGATATAGCTACTTTGCCAGTAACACTTTTTGAGTCGTTAGCAGACCATCCATTAACAACTAAGGGCATGGCTAAATTTGAAGAAGATTGGCATAAGCTGGGTATAAGCAAATTCCCCTAA